From Alienimonas californiensis, a single genomic window includes:
- a CDS encoding cysteine hydrolase family protein, with the protein MSRALLVIDVQNEYFPGGAFPVTHPTGHLETILSAMDAAADAGVPIAVIRHHQPGPDAQVFKHGSEMWALRPEVEERPRDLLIDKSLPGSFTNTPLTDWLEEQGADTVTVAGYMTQVCCDTTARQAFHRGLKVEFLSDATGTLDVSNKAGSVDAAKLHESILVAQQMFFSDVLDTAAWRERLG; encoded by the coding sequence ATGTCTCGCGCCCTTCTCGTGATCGACGTTCAGAACGAATACTTTCCCGGGGGGGCGTTTCCCGTCACCCATCCGACGGGGCATCTGGAGACGATCCTGAGCGCGATGGACGCCGCGGCCGACGCCGGCGTGCCGATCGCCGTGATCCGTCATCATCAGCCCGGGCCGGACGCACAGGTGTTCAAGCACGGTTCAGAGATGTGGGCGCTGCGGCCGGAGGTCGAGGAACGGCCGCGGGATCTCCTGATCGACAAGAGCCTGCCCGGCTCCTTCACGAACACCCCGCTGACCGATTGGCTGGAGGAACAGGGGGCGGACACCGTGACCGTCGCCGGCTACATGACGCAGGTCTGCTGCGACACGACCGCCCGGCAGGCCTTCCACCGCGGGTTGAAGGTGGAGTTCTTAAGCGACGCGACCGGCACGCTGGACGTCTCCAACAAAGCCGGCTCCGTGGACGCCGCCAAGCTGCACGAAAGCATTCTGGTCGCCCAGCAGATGTTCTTCAGCGACGTGCTCGACACCGCCGCCTGGCGGGAACGCCTGGGCTGA
- a CDS encoding terminase large subunit domain-containing protein: MSDLILSQKTSPPRRYVYTKSRLRRERARRRAARTAAQLEAAAADPREFRAALRLDAGGPTLGEAALPWQRSDFVALDPAWCRVAGTPLPAGYHAPDPPLGRVWLERPRGHSKTADTAVMLAWALRFARRPIRGVVAAADRDQAGLVRSALAGLVRANPQLLGELKIGATRIVHPASGARLDVISGDVGSSYGLTPDFVICDELCHWSDAGLWHSLLSSAAKTPGCLLIVLTNAGWGRDWRWTAREAARTRPDWLFRRLPGPSAPWVTPAALAEQRALLPAPVFARLWLNEWQANSAAAFFTPAEVAACEVAGLEVHPAGRPGVRYAAGVDYGEKRDRTACCVAHRCPRSGRIVVDRLDVAAPAPDRPVPVAWVERWITEVAAKYPGVRVVADEYQLAGLTQRLAGRVRVERFAFAAGRGNDDLARALRTAVYGGRLAFRPGAGSVGSQPGDTPETTDDLAAELRSLELVERPGGRVRFDHPSGGHDDRAFALSLAVWALSDDRPAGPEPLFVSSPAF; encoded by the coding sequence ATGTCTGACCTCATCCTTTCCCAAAAAACTTCCCCGCCGCGTCGGTACGTTTATACAAAGTCCCGCCTGCGGCGGGAGCGGGCCCGCCGCCGGGCGGCGCGGACGGCGGCACAGTTAGAAGCCGCCGCGGCGGACCCGCGCGAGTTTCGGGCGGCGCTGCGGTTGGACGCCGGCGGGCCGACGCTCGGGGAGGCGGCGTTGCCATGGCAGCGCAGCGATTTCGTCGCGCTGGACCCGGCCTGGTGCCGGGTCGCGGGGACGCCGCTGCCGGCCGGTTATCATGCGCCCGATCCGCCGCTCGGCCGGGTGTGGCTGGAGCGGCCGCGGGGGCATAGCAAAACGGCGGATACCGCGGTCATGCTGGCCTGGGCGCTGCGGTTCGCCCGCCGCCCGATCCGCGGGGTCGTCGCGGCGGCCGATCGGGATCAGGCGGGGCTCGTGCGGTCGGCGCTGGCGGGGCTGGTGCGGGCGAACCCGCAGTTATTAGGCGAGTTAAAGATCGGGGCGACACGGATCGTCCACCCGGCGAGCGGCGCCCGGCTGGACGTGATCAGCGGGGACGTGGGCAGCAGTTACGGGCTGACGCCGGACTTCGTGATCTGCGACGAACTCTGCCACTGGTCCGACGCCGGGCTGTGGCACTCGCTGCTGTCGAGCGCGGCGAAGACTCCCGGTTGTCTCCTGATTGTCCTCACGAACGCCGGCTGGGGCCGCGACTGGCGGTGGACGGCTCGGGAGGCGGCGCGGACGCGGCCGGACTGGCTGTTCCGCCGGCTGCCCGGCCCGTCCGCCCCCTGGGTGACGCCCGCGGCGCTCGCGGAGCAGCGGGCCCTGCTGCCCGCGCCGGTGTTCGCCCGGCTGTGGCTGAACGAGTGGCAGGCGAACTCCGCGGCGGCGTTCTTCACGCCCGCGGAGGTCGCCGCCTGCGAGGTCGCCGGGCTGGAGGTGCACCCCGCCGGCCGCCCCGGCGTGCGGTACGCCGCGGGAGTGGATTACGGCGAGAAGCGCGACCGAACCGCCTGCTGCGTGGCCCATCGCTGCCCGCGGAGCGGGCGGATCGTCGTCGACCGGCTGGACGTCGCCGCCCCCGCCCCGGACCGGCCGGTGCCGGTTGCGTGGGTGGAGCGCTGGATCACGGAGGTCGCCGCGAAGTACCCCGGCGTGCGGGTGGTGGCGGACGAATACCAGCTCGCCGGGCTGACCCAGCGGCTGGCGGGGCGGGTACGCGTCGAACGCTTCGCCTTCGCCGCCGGGCGCGGGAATGACGACCTCGCCCGCGCCCTGCGGACCGCGGTGTACGGCGGCCGCCTCGCCTTCCGGCCGGGGGCCGGGTCCGTCGGGAGTCAACCGGGAGACACGCCGGAGACAACCGACGATCTCGCCGCCGAACTGCGGTCGCTGGAACTGGTCGAGCGGCCCGGCGGGCGGGTGCGGTTCGACCATCCCTCCGGCGGCCACGACGACCGGGCCTTCGCCCTCAGCCTGGCCGTCTGGGCGCTGTCCGACGACCGCCCGGCCGGCCCGGAGCCGCTGTTCGTGTCCTCCCCGGCGTTCTGA
- a CDS encoding ParB N-terminal domain-containing protein: MLLEHLPLSSLKPAPHNPRIALKPGDAGWRKLAASVRAFGLVQPLVYNRRSGLLVGGHQRLEVLKHDAAEHGGPDTAPCVVVDLPDAEEKALCIALNNADVGGSWDGPRLVDLLGELSAEALKPDADFDAALTGFDPKQLDALLMTPAGPGGCLPIDSSVTSTDSQKGHADETGPRPVAVALEVPADRWPAVRPDLDALVGDHDLTVHVTGAPD, translated from the coding sequence ATGCTGCTCGAACATCTCCCGCTCTCCTCTCTCAAGCCCGCCCCGCACAACCCGCGGATCGCGTTGAAGCCCGGCGACGCCGGGTGGCGGAAGCTCGCCGCCAGCGTGCGGGCCTTCGGGCTCGTGCAGCCGCTCGTTTATAACCGCCGCAGCGGCCTGCTGGTGGGCGGTCATCAGCGGTTGGAAGTGCTGAAGCACGACGCCGCCGAGCACGGCGGCCCCGACACGGCCCCCTGCGTCGTCGTCGACCTGCCGGACGCCGAGGAAAAGGCCCTCTGCATCGCCCTGAACAACGCCGACGTCGGCGGGTCCTGGGACGGCCCCAGGCTGGTCGACCTGCTGGGCGAACTCTCCGCCGAGGCCCTGAAGCCGGACGCCGACTTCGACGCCGCCCTCACCGGCTTCGACCCGAAGCAACTCGACGCCCTGCTGATGACACCCGCCGGCCCGGGCGGATGTCTCCCGATTGACTCCAGCGTGACTTCTACTGACTCCCAGAAAGGGCACGCCGACGAGACCGGCCCGCGGCCGGTCGCCGTGGCGCTGGAGGTTCCGGCGGACCGCTGGCCGGCCGTGCGGCCGGACCTCGACGCCCTGGTCGGCGATCACGACCTGACGGTGCACGTCACCGGGGCACCGGACTGA
- a CDS encoding AAA family ATPase, with product MRITVSHPLRPRRRSLNTARVAASFGLDVDPTDRLTVAENLPVEAGPGRITLFTGPSGSGKSTLLRAAADRLEADGRPVVRADDLALPDRPLADALPLGFDAACALLSKCGLAEPRLLLRTPAELSEGQRFRFRLALAVCLARLSDEPGAVVCDEFAAVLDRTLAAAVAHNVRRLCAATGVGFLLATTHEDLAADLAPHHAVRCRSAGPPRSDAAEFEEHERPLAGRRRLGPLFADDDLDGRISFAGDLFLTTASRGDWPAFADWHYRAHTVGIVRFGVMLWHGSQPGVRNASDESPHEAEPVGIALFCSPPLSLRGRNQYFGSGARWTSAGLKAMNAQLVTLARVVLHPTYRGCSLAAPFVAAACDACPFPWVESLTQLGQTHPFLERAGFVKAPVDPPAKRGSRPNDLRQHSAIYGAGGRGKKKGTLSAASHAKSRYAAPAYFIRDNRSAPAVLEANRRDRRRQELEACDD from the coding sequence ATGCGAATCACCGTTTCGCACCCGCTGCGCCCCCGTCGGCGGAGCCTGAACACCGCCCGGGTGGCGGCGTCGTTCGGGCTGGACGTCGACCCGACCGACCGCCTCACCGTCGCCGAGAACCTGCCCGTTGAGGCCGGCCCCGGCCGGATCACGCTGTTCACCGGGCCCAGCGGGTCCGGCAAGAGCACCCTGCTGCGGGCCGCCGCCGACCGCCTCGAAGCGGACGGCCGGCCCGTCGTGCGGGCCGACGACCTCGCCCTGCCGGACCGCCCGCTGGCGGACGCGTTGCCGCTCGGCTTCGACGCCGCCTGCGCCCTGCTTTCCAAGTGCGGACTGGCCGAACCCCGCCTGCTGCTCCGCACCCCGGCAGAGCTGAGCGAAGGCCAGCGCTTCCGCTTTCGCCTGGCCCTCGCCGTCTGCCTGGCCCGCCTGAGCGACGAACCGGGGGCGGTCGTCTGCGACGAGTTCGCCGCTGTGCTGGACCGCACCCTCGCCGCGGCGGTGGCCCACAACGTCCGCCGACTGTGCGCGGCGACCGGGGTGGGCTTCCTGCTGGCGACCACCCACGAGGACCTCGCCGCCGACCTCGCCCCGCACCACGCCGTCCGCTGCCGCTCCGCCGGTCCGCCGCGCTCCGACGCCGCCGAATTTGAGGAGCACGAACGCCCCCTCGCCGGCCGCCGGCGGCTGGGGCCGCTGTTTGCCGACGACGATCTCGACGGCCGGATCTCCTTCGCCGGGGACCTGTTCCTCACGACCGCCTCCCGCGGCGACTGGCCGGCGTTCGCCGACTGGCACTACCGCGCCCACACCGTCGGCATCGTGCGATTCGGCGTGATGCTGTGGCACGGGAGTCAGCCGGGAGTCAGAAATGCGTCAGACGAGAGTCCGCATGAGGCGGAGCCGGTGGGGATTGCGTTGTTCTGCTCGCCGCCGCTGTCGCTGCGAGGTCGCAACCAGTACTTCGGCTCTGGCGCGCGGTGGACTTCGGCGGGCCTCAAGGCGATGAACGCCCAACTGGTGACGCTCGCCCGGGTCGTGTTGCACCCGACGTATCGGGGGTGCTCGCTGGCGGCCCCGTTCGTCGCCGCCGCCTGCGACGCCTGCCCCTTTCCGTGGGTGGAGAGCCTCACCCAATTAGGCCAGACGCACCCGTTCCTGGAGCGGGCCGGGTTCGTCAAGGCGCCGGTCGATCCCCCTGCGAAACGGGGGAGCAGGCCGAACGACCTCCGCCAGCACAGCGCGATTTACGGGGCCGGCGGGCGGGGGAAGAAAAAGGGCACGCTCTCCGCCGCCTCGCACGCCAAAAGTCGCTACGCGGCCCCGGCGTATTTCATTCGCGACAACCGCTCCGCCCCCGCCGTGCTGGAGGCGAACCGCCGCGACCGCCGTCGGCAGGAACTGGAGGCGTGCGATGACTGA
- a CDS encoding phage portal protein, with product MFTLFKDALAAAALKAKGDRLARERAVALLEGAGRPSAYSLNDAAPSADAGWAEVGTARPSRSAPGRLSAAETRVAARELAAENPYAKNALRVLEAYVVGPGATLSHARRPTSAGVNRGDNDSLPGDKELRALWRRFWEANGPHVTLGELAVRVWRDGEAFVRFFPRHGLNGGAGDVPAARFLDPEEIGPTRERPDGLGVLTDPADAVTPVAYLRIDPTSAEHVETIPASEVLHVKAGADDAEVRGVSVLAPLIAPLTRHAEWLETELTARRVQASVVLWRKVQGNVSAYGDTDGAAGDLAGARADRGVFAPGSILTTPDTTNLEFLAPKSSFAEASQIGRALLLGAAAGVGLPEFMLTADASNANYASTMAAEGPAVKRFAAEQRFFAAALARLWALLAADAVARGVLSEAAVAGLAPEFTFAELAHRDRPAERGADVQLVRAGVLSRAELARREGVDPQRMRRELQAEVGE from the coding sequence ATGTTCACCTTGTTCAAAGACGCTCTCGCCGCCGCGGCCCTCAAAGCGAAGGGGGATCGGCTGGCCCGAGAGCGGGCCGTCGCGCTGCTGGAAGGCGCCGGGCGACCGTCCGCCTATTCGCTGAACGACGCCGCCCCGTCCGCCGACGCCGGCTGGGCGGAGGTGGGAACGGCCCGCCCCTCCCGCAGCGCCCCGGGGCGGCTGTCGGCGGCGGAAACCCGCGTCGCCGCCCGGGAACTCGCCGCGGAGAACCCGTATGCCAAGAACGCCCTGCGGGTGTTGGAGGCGTACGTCGTCGGCCCCGGGGCAACGCTCTCCCACGCCCGCCGGCCGACTTCTGCGGGAGTCAACCGGGGAGACAATGACTCTCTGCCGGGAGACAAGGAGTTGCGAGCCCTGTGGCGTCGCTTCTGGGAGGCGAACGGGCCGCACGTCACGCTGGGAGAGTTGGCGGTGCGCGTCTGGCGGGACGGCGAGGCCTTCGTGCGGTTCTTCCCCCGTCACGGCCTGAACGGGGGAGCCGGGGACGTGCCGGCGGCGCGGTTCCTCGATCCGGAGGAGATCGGCCCGACGCGGGAGCGGCCGGACGGGCTGGGCGTGCTGACGGACCCGGCGGACGCCGTCACGCCGGTGGCGTACCTGCGGATTGACCCGACCAGCGCGGAGCACGTGGAGACGATCCCCGCCTCCGAAGTGCTGCACGTGAAGGCCGGGGCGGACGACGCGGAGGTCCGCGGCGTAAGCGTGCTGGCCCCGCTGATCGCCCCGCTGACGCGGCACGCCGAATGGCTCGAAACGGAACTGACTGCCCGGCGGGTGCAGGCCTCGGTGGTGCTGTGGCGTAAGGTGCAGGGGAACGTGAGCGCCTACGGGGACACCGACGGTGCGGCCGGCGATCTGGCCGGGGCGCGGGCGGACCGGGGGGTGTTCGCCCCCGGTTCGATCCTGACCACGCCGGACACCACGAACCTGGAGTTCCTCGCCCCGAAAAGTAGCTTTGCGGAAGCGAGTCAGATCGGCCGGGCGCTGCTGCTGGGGGCCGCGGCGGGGGTGGGGCTGCCGGAGTTCATGCTGACCGCCGACGCCTCCAACGCGAACTACGCCAGCACGATGGCGGCGGAGGGCCCGGCGGTGAAGCGGTTCGCGGCGGAGCAACGCTTCTTCGCCGCCGCCCTGGCCCGGCTGTGGGCGCTGCTGGCCGCCGACGCGGTCGCCCGTGGGGTTCTGAGCGAAGCGGCCGTCGCCGGGTTGGCGCCGGAGTTCACCTTCGCCGAGCTGGCCCACCGCGACCGCCCGGCCGAACGCGGGGCCGACGTGCAGCTGGTCCGGGCCGGCGTGCTGAGCCGGGCGGAACTGGCCCGGCGGGAGGGCGTCGACCCGCAGCGGATGCGGCGGGAGCTTCAGGCGGAGGTCGGCGAGTAA
- a CDS encoding FAD-dependent oxidoreductase: MLAALALLLVPAAGPPAADAGVVVYGATPGGLAAAVAAARRNPDRPVTVVTPYGWIGGMATNGLTHPDFHAFEALTGFFLDFTRRTERYYAEQYGPDSQQVKDSLRGTHAGPGVALEVLRAMLAEHSNIVVLTRRRVVSVQTEPTENGGRRIVSATFEPVADTATGPYEPAVGPAETLSGAYFVDGTYEGDLAAAAGVPFRVGREGRDEYGESLAPGEPDDRVQAYNFRLTATRTGEGASAVKITPGEQPADGANAAPVEAPPGYDRNDYLPLLETLNGGRVKRVFCDPKGGIGGGFYKAQSPVLPNGKRDLNDVDGTPIRLSLPTVNDDWPTADPARRGEIYADHVRHNVGMLYFLQNDPAVPAEFAEDARAWGWCKDEYPTNGHLPEQLYVREARRIEGAAVFTQNDFEPERPGDARARFQPDSIAVGDYGPSSHGTGRTGTRYDGEHTGQLGGGAAPYQVPLGTVLTNDVANLAVPVACSASHVGFCALRLEPIWAALGEAAGETIALAEELNEGNDGPGAALTAIPAAAVRERLHAAGSATIYVADVPPSDPLFPAVQWWGSAGGLTPLDRDPSRPPTKYGTRGPRIAGQYHEAYPAHSFSPDAPLTPFVRQAWTELAAKFAPHAAGLDEATTRGEFVRRLWGSRDAPVRN, from the coding sequence ATGCTCGCCGCTCTCGCTCTGCTGCTCGTCCCGGCCGCCGGTCCACCGGCCGCGGACGCCGGCGTCGTCGTCTACGGCGCCACGCCAGGCGGGTTGGCGGCGGCGGTCGCCGCGGCCCGGCGGAATCCGGATCGGCCGGTGACGGTCGTCACGCCCTACGGCTGGATCGGCGGGATGGCGACGAACGGCCTGACCCACCCGGACTTCCACGCGTTCGAGGCCCTGACCGGGTTCTTCCTCGACTTCACCCGGCGGACCGAACGGTATTACGCCGAGCAATACGGCCCGGATTCGCAGCAGGTGAAGGACAGCCTCCGCGGCACGCACGCCGGGCCGGGGGTGGCCCTGGAGGTGTTGCGGGCGATGCTCGCGGAGCATTCCAACATCGTCGTGCTCACGCGGCGGCGGGTCGTTTCGGTTCAGACGGAACCGACGGAGAACGGCGGGCGGCGGATCGTCTCGGCGACGTTCGAGCCGGTCGCGGACACCGCCACCGGCCCCTACGAACCGGCCGTGGGGCCGGCGGAGACGCTCTCCGGGGCCTATTTCGTCGACGGGACCTACGAGGGCGACCTCGCCGCGGCGGCCGGCGTGCCGTTCCGCGTGGGGCGGGAGGGGCGGGACGAATACGGCGAGTCCCTCGCCCCGGGAGAGCCGGACGACCGGGTGCAGGCCTATAACTTCCGCCTGACGGCCACCCGCACCGGCGAGGGCGCCTCCGCCGTCAAAATCACCCCCGGGGAGCAGCCGGCCGACGGGGCGAACGCCGCCCCCGTCGAGGCCCCCCCGGGCTACGACCGCAACGACTATCTGCCGCTGTTGGAGACCTTAAACGGCGGCCGGGTGAAGCGGGTGTTCTGCGACCCGAAGGGCGGCATCGGCGGGGGCTTTTATAAGGCGCAGAGCCCCGTGCTGCCGAACGGCAAGCGGGATCTGAACGACGTCGACGGGACGCCGATCCGGCTGTCGCTGCCCACGGTGAACGACGACTGGCCCACCGCCGACCCCGCCCGCCGCGGCGAGATTTATGCCGATCACGTCCGCCACAACGTCGGCATGCTCTATTTCCTCCAGAACGACCCCGCCGTGCCGGCCGAGTTCGCCGAAGACGCCCGCGCCTGGGGCTGGTGCAAGGACGAATACCCCACGAACGGCCACCTGCCCGAGCAGCTCTATGTGCGGGAGGCGCGGCGGATCGAGGGCGCCGCCGTCTTCACCCAGAACGATTTCGAACCGGAACGCCCCGGCGACGCCCGGGCCCGGTTCCAGCCGGATTCGATCGCGGTGGGCGACTACGGCCCCAGCAGCCACGGCACCGGCCGCACCGGCACGCGGTACGACGGGGAGCACACCGGGCAACTCGGCGGCGGGGCGGCGCCCTATCAGGTGCCGCTGGGAACCGTGCTGACGAACGACGTGGCGAACCTGGCGGTCCCGGTGGCCTGCTCTGCGTCGCACGTGGGGTTCTGCGCCCTGCGGTTGGAGCCGATCTGGGCGGCGCTGGGCGAAGCGGCCGGCGAGACGATCGCCCTGGCCGAGGAGTTGAACGAGGGGAACGACGGACCCGGCGCCGCGTTGACGGCGATCCCCGCGGCGGCGGTGCGGGAGCGATTGCACGCGGCGGGCTCGGCGACGATTTACGTCGCGGACGTCCCCCCGAGCGACCCGCTGTTCCCGGCGGTGCAGTGGTGGGGCAGCGCTGGCGGCCTGACGCCCCTCGACCGCGACCCCTCCCGCCCGCCGACCAAATACGGAACCCGCGGCCCCCGCATCGCCGGCCAATACCACGAGGCCTACCCCGCCCACAGCTTCAGTCCGGACGCCCCGCTGACCCCCTTCGTCCGCCAGGCCTGGACCGAACTGGCCGCCAAGTTCGCCCCCCATGCGGCGGGCCTGGACGAAGCGACGACCCGCGGGGAGTTCGTCCGCCGCTTATGGGGGAGCCGGGACGCGCCTGTCCGCAACTGA
- a CDS encoding BlaI/MecI/CopY family transcriptional regulator, whose product MARPPAEELTDRELEVMHAVWDRPAEGAADAGEVTVAELRDALAADGRDLAHTTVATLVSILHRKGFLHRTDDRRPHRYRAARGFEEVSRNLVGELVRKVFGGSREALLARLVDDRLTAAERDLLEGVLRDNRDGTTDDA is encoded by the coding sequence ATGGCCCGTCCGCCCGCCGAGGAACTAACCGACCGGGAACTGGAGGTGATGCACGCCGTCTGGGACCGGCCGGCCGAGGGGGCGGCCGACGCGGGGGAGGTGACGGTCGCGGAACTGCGGGACGCCCTCGCCGCCGACGGCCGCGATCTGGCGCACACCACCGTCGCCACGCTGGTCTCGATTCTGCATCGCAAAGGATTTCTGCACCGCACCGACGATCGCCGCCCGCACCGCTACCGGGCCGCCCGGGGGTTCGAGGAGGTCAGCCGCAACCTGGTCGGCGAGTTGGTGCGAAAGGTGTTCGGCGGCTCGCGGGAGGCCCTGCTGGCCCGGCTGGTGGACGACCGCCTGACCGCCGCCGAACGCGACCTGCTCGAAGGGGTGCTCCGCGACAACCGCGACGGGACGACCGACGATGCCTGA